One Salvia splendens isolate huo1 chromosome 1, SspV2, whole genome shotgun sequence genomic window, ATAATCTCGATCTCATATGCAGAACACTACATTCTCTAAAGCAAGGAAAACGAAATACTGTATCGACATTAAGGGGATGAAAATAGATCTACCGCTATATACATCAGTAGTTCTCTGCAACTGGCCTTGATGGAAATAGACGAAGTAGAAATGTCAGGAACGACCAGAGACAGACGACCCCAAGAACTCGAAAAGTGACTATCATTGAAATCAAAGCCCCAGTTCTTTCCATAACTGCAGGGGTTGCAGATGCCTCCCTCATCCCGTATACTAATCTCTCAATGAAACTCGTAGCCCTGGTCAACTGATATATCCTATAGACCTGAGGACAATGCAAATACTTTAAGCGATGACTCCATTTGAATCAAGATAAATGAAAATTCAATGCAAGCATTTTGTACCTCGAAGATAATGGGTATAAGAGGCCAACTGGATGAGCCATTCCTCTCAAGACGTTTCTCAAAGATATATTGAGCTAGACAACCAGCTAATAAAGGAGCGACTGAGACTAATGCGGAAATACCAATCACTGGCCAGGTAACATAAACCGCTAGAAGCGGGGCAAATACTTTGAAGCCCATAGTAAAGTAGGTTGATGCCAGGTATCCTTTAAGTCCTGTGATGAGGGACCATCTCTTAGAGCTAAACTCAAGATATGGCTTCTGTACACGTTCAGTTACAAGCAGAAAGATAGCAAGTCCAGCATAAAAGATTATCTCGGTTGAGAAGGAAGAGATAATTTCTGCAACAAACATCGAAGTTAAAAATTGTTAAGGTTTTGTGATCTGAAAATTTGTCTTTCCTGCAATAAGAAAAAGTAAATCCCTGGCCCTCTGATACTCATAATAAATGtagtatttaatatataaaatgtttgtaaattgatgttttttttatcatacatGAGAAGAAAATGCAGACAATGAATTTATTCTAGTAAGAGCAATATCAGAAGAACTTTCTTTCATTATGCAATTCAACCACCTGTTTGCTGAAGTCCATTTTATGAATAGGCTAAGATCACTTTTGATTAAAACAAATTCAGGTATTCTGAAGCCCGGCATTTAAGCATGGTGAAACCTAAATCTGCTAAGTAACATTACATTCCGCCTTTTTCATAAGCAAACATCATGGCATTTATACATAATACAGAAAAAATTCGAGCAAATCACCCCTAATCATGTCCAGTTcaatgaaaataaaagagagaacaATGAAATCGCTAACTGAAGTATCTGAACTTCGATTTGCAGGAGAACTTATCCACACTGAGTTGCACTAAGTACCATTTCCAGTAAGGCAAATAAATTCAGATAAAGGATAGTAAAAACAAGTCTCAGATGGAGTGTCATACTCAAGCATTATTACTTGGCTAGCAAATTACGAATGAAGATTATAACAAGTATTACAATGACACTACCAGATACATTAGTTCGTCACTCAACATCTGAGATAAGCAACTTCAAACACAGTTATATTTTCAGTAAAATAAGATGACGGCATTGTAGTCTCAATCACAATATTCAAGTTAGAACCAATCCAAAAGGCAATCAATCATCAATAAGCATACTCTGCTAAAAGAACTTGCAAAACACCTGCAAAAATCTCATTCCTGAAAGCGTCCTCGACAGCGGTAGCAACAAAGAACTGGGGAACAATCAACGCCGCAATCAAAGCAGCTGGAGCCAAAGCCCACAGTAAGGAGCCAGTCCCTTCCTTAAAGGGTGCCGATACCAATTTGCCCTCTTCCACCGACTGATGGCTCAACCCACCAAAAGAAACAGAGCCCGATTTCCCATGAAATTCATCCGACCCCTTTCTTGCGAAAACCCGAAAATCTAACTTCCTTGGAGAAATCAAATTAGCAGCACGTATGAAGCCCTCGCTTCTTAAAGATGAAACCACTGCTGAAATGCGGGAAAATGAGTCGGCTACGcagaatttatttttaaaataggaaCAAAATTAGGAAAAACTTACATTTGAGCTGAATATGAACGGGCCTCGGAATTATCAAACCAGGTTGATTTCTGTGATGCTTGTTGACCTTGGGAGTAGatatatttgttaatttatGGAAATTATCGCAAGGaaatgagagattgaagatagAACACTTACAGCTTGAAAGCGGCGGGGCGAAATTTGGATTGAGGGAGGACAGGTTTGAAGGAAGACAGAGGCAGATTGAAGCTTCATCTTTCCGTTGTTTGATAGATTACGATTTCGGTGGAATTTTGAAGGGTGGGGTTTTAGCAGAGATGAATTATCCTAAAACCCTTCGCTAAGAAAAAGGCTCGTTCGGAGCTCGGTTCGATAATAAACGGAGTGAGCTCGACCCCAATTTCGAGCTCGGTTCGATAATAAACAGAGTGAGCTCGACCCCAATTTCGAGCTCGATAACTTTATCAAACCGAGCTCAATAATGATGATGCTTGGTTGATTCAAGCCAACATTTGAGTGCCAGTAACATATTGATCGAGCCTATAGTCAAACCTTCATTTGAGCGATTAACACATTGATCAAAGAGCACATTTTTCGAGCATTTATTTCTAGCTTCCTTTTAAgagattttaataaaattgagcTTGAACACGATTTTTATGGAGAAACATCGTTGCATGCGAATTCAAACGTTAGTTTCGCCT contains:
- the LOC121753160 gene encoding uncharacterized protein LOC121753160 isoform X2, whose protein sequence is MKLQSASVFLQTCPPSIQISPRRFQAVNKHHRNQPGLIIPRPVHIQLKLVSSLRSEGFIRAANLISPRKLDFRVFARKGSDEFHGKSGSVSFGGLSHQSVEEGKLVSAPFKEGTGSLLWALAPAALIAALIVPQFFVATAVEDAFRNEIFAEIISSFSTEIIFYAGLAIFLLVTERVQKPYLEFSSKRWSLITGLKGYLASTYFTMGFKVFAPLLAVYVTWPVIGISALVSVAPLLAGCLAQYIFEKRLERNGSSSWPLIPIIFEVYRIYQLTRATSFIERLVYGMREASATPAVMERTGALISMIVTFRVLGVVCLWSFLTFLLRLFPSRPVAENY
- the LOC121753160 gene encoding uncharacterized protein LOC121753160 isoform X1; protein product: MKLQSASVFLQTCPPSIQISPRRFQAVNKHHRNQPGLIIPRPVHIQLKSVVSSLRSEGFIRAANLISPRKLDFRVFARKGSDEFHGKSGSVSFGGLSHQSVEEGKLVSAPFKEGTGSLLWALAPAALIAALIVPQFFVATAVEDAFRNEIFAEIISSFSTEIIFYAGLAIFLLVTERVQKPYLEFSSKRWSLITGLKGYLASTYFTMGFKVFAPLLAVYVTWPVIGISALVSVAPLLAGCLAQYIFEKRLERNGSSSWPLIPIIFEVYRIYQLTRATSFIERLVYGMREASATPAVMERTGALISMIVTFRVLGVVCLWSFLTFLLRLFPSRPVAENY